In Vigna unguiculata cultivar IT97K-499-35 chromosome 3, ASM411807v1, whole genome shotgun sequence, a single genomic region encodes these proteins:
- the LOC114177724 gene encoding ankyrin repeat protein SKIP35-like: MDETEVENPVFMEIKSEDNKIEFHRNENQGFASEKGEGSSVVFSREAPLMRKESRMSTSYCCNAKKLKSRAVSIDCELGSNEKIGLEKKLCRQDRIELGRLFQGAVSSHDWELAESLILVADPQTLNDALCITLDSIWFLSSELELNGIMGFIKKIIANGAYDFTRAALRTSFLASCVSACQSRTMSLADTVTVMAQRLHERLQECNGDEVLKAEAGAKVQKFTEWALKCIGIHSRLQDDRENVIHSSAVEIQLRLSAFKTFLDLAGNRLTGKDFSEAFDAACFPLTLFSSSFDPGWAFGLSATVIQGLLGMLVEGGADNVNQCFLEASRFGSTELVRILLQIAQRNSLDVDVDLALGFASHYGKIGTMECLVEEGNAIAFLGPLMRAAERGCMQVVEWFVQRGCRDMELCLALTAATSSCQVHIAAYLLPHVPQQVLAALSVEILKAAGERSGGSLDGVAFLLQSDFLGDPAATYAVADIIAKSEDEAVAPELKTFLKEHWSEGAYKEGLRLGQEHHMNIVRIIKWGESPICLRDLPAPLTVAIAYLPLYRECIKAGGCLYSQRLRGQLVEAARRLGDRVLDEVTHGRELVVVLEQHLPHFLLHPTRIA, encoded by the exons ATGGATGAGACTGAAGTGGAGAATCCTGTATTCATGGAAATTAAATCTGAGGATAACAAAATTGAATTCCATAGAAATGAAAATCAAGGTTTTGCATCTGAGAAAGGAGAAGGTAGCAGTGTAGTTTTCTCAAGAGAAGCGCCACTTATGAGGAAAGAATCAAGAATGTCTACTTCTTATTGTTGCAATGCCAAGAAGCTCAAATCCAGGGCGGTTTCAATAGATTGTGAGCTGGGAAGTAATGAGAAAATTGGATTGGAGAAGAAACTATGTAGACAAGACAGGATTGAATTGGGTCGGTTGTTTCAGGGTGCAGTGAGTTCCCATGATTGGGAGCTTGCAGAAAGTTTGATTTTGGTTGCTGATCCCCAGACGCTCAATGATGCCTTGTGTATCACGCTGGATTCCATCTGGTTCCTGAGCTCAGAGCTAGAGCTTAATGGGATAATGGGATTTATCAAGAAGATCATTGCTAATGGTGCTTATGACTTCACAAGAGCTGCTCTAAGGACTTCATTCCTTGCTTCATGTGTCTCTGCTTGCCAGAGCAGAACAATGAGTCTGGCTGATACAGTTACTGTAATGGCCCAAAG GTTACATGAGCGTCTCCAGGAATGCAATGGAGATGAAGTATTGAAGGCAGAAGCTGGTGCTAAGGTTCAAAAGTTTACTGAATGGGCTTTGAAGTGCATAGGTATCCATTCACGACTGCAGGATGATAGGGAAAATGTGATACACAGCTCAGCTGTTGAAATCCAGCTTCGGTTATCTGCCTTTAAGACATTCCTTGATCTTGCTGGCAACCGCCTAACAGGGAAGGACTTCAGTGAGGCCTTTGATGCGGCTTGTTTTCCTCTTACTCTTTTCTCAAGCTCATTTGATCCAGGCTGGGCATTTGGCTTGTCAGCTACAGTGATCCAAGGGCTGCTGGGCATGCTAGTGGAGGGTGGTGCAGACAATGTCAATCAGTGTTTCTTGGAGGCTTCACGTTTTGGTAGTACAGAACTTGTGCGCATATTATTGCAG ATTGCACAAAGAAACAGCTTGGATGTTGATGTTGACTTGGCACTGGGTTTTGCCTCCCATTATGGCAAGATAGGAACTATGGAGTGCTTGGTGGAAGAGGGAAATGCTATAGCCTTTTTGGGCCCTTTGATGAGAGCTGCTGAGAGGGGTTGCATGCAAGTTGTTGAGTGGTTTGTGCAGAGGGGTTGCCGAGACATGGAGCTCTGTCTTGCCCTTACAGCAGCCACTTCTAGCTGCCAAGTTCACATTGCAGCTTATCTTCTGCCGCACGTACCTCAGCAGGTCCTTGCAGCACTCAGTGTTGAAATTCTAAAGGCTGCTGGTGAGCGGAGTGGTGGATCTCTCGATGGTGTAGCATTTCTCCTTCAATCTGACTTCTTAGGTGACCCTGCAGCTACTTATGCCGTTGCAGATATTATTGCTAAATCAGAGGATGAGGCTGTTGCACCTGAGCTGAAGACTTTTCTTAAGGAGCATTGGTCAGAAGGAGCTTATAAGGAGGGATTGAGGTTGGGGCAAGAACATCACATGAACATTGTGAGAATCATTAAATGGGGCGAGTCTCCGATTTGCTTGAGAGATCTTCCTGCCCCCCTGACGGTGGCAATTGCTTACCTCCCACTTTATAGAGAGTGTATCAAGGCAGGTGGCTGTTTGTATTCACAACGGCTTAGGGGACAACTGGTTGAAGCCGCTAGAAGGCTGGGGGATAGAGTTTTGGATGAAGTGACCCATGGTAGAGAGCTAGTGGTCGTTTTGGAACAGCATCTTCCTCACTTTTTGCTCCATCCCACCCGCATTGCTTAG
- the LOC114178869 gene encoding outer envelope pore protein 37, chloroplastic isoform X2, whose product MLKRENRRVEMESAAENPNYIMVPSAGATAVVEPQSQLPLAVTSTHNCKRNLFSFPRRPALRVTSEFDSESAVFFHKISCKLLDSLAKFKFSFNHSGKGDISEPQISFVSKHLSLHYDLEDHNALVKTSLDVGPRLQLTASHDVKAQQGEVTMLANLAPPGYSLQLSTPVPSVGLPKATLRFPLGEVSLQEKEDEEVKSLLSVSGILKGQFLNGVCSAQYKDEEVKLRYCYKDDEMSFLPILSLPSNAPSFAFKRRFGPSDKLSYWYNCDSNYWSAVYKRTYGKDFKFKAGYDSEVRLGWASLWAPLNTVSCTRDACMDFLNHGR is encoded by the exons ATGTTAAAGAGAGAGAATCGGAGGGTGGAGATGGAATCAGCAGCTGAAAACCCTAATTACATCATGGTCCCATCCGCAGGAGCAACTGCGGTGGTTGAGCCACAGTCACAGTTGCCTCTGGCAGTGACATCAACACACAACTGTAAGCGAAATCTCTTCTCATTTCCGAGGAGGCCAGCCCTCAGAGTTACATCCGAGTTCGACAGTGAAAGCGCAGTCTTCTTCCATAAAATTTCTTGCAAGTTGTTGGACAGCCTTGCCAAGTTCAAGTTTTCATTCAACCACAGCGGTAAAGGCGACATCTCCGAACCCCAAATCAGCTTTGTATCCAAGCACCTTAGCCTCCACTACGACCTCGAAGACCATAATGCTCTCGTTAAGACTTCTCTCGATGTTGGTCCCAGATTGCAACTCACTGCTTCTCACGATGTCAAG GCTCAACAAGGAGAGGTTACCATGCTTGCAAACCTCGCCCCTCCTGGCTATTCACTTCAGCTATCAACTCCAGTTCCATCCGTTGGATTG CCGAAAGCAACCTTAAGATTTCCTCTTGGTGAAGTTTCTCTGCAAGAGAAAGAAGACGAGGAGGTCAAGAGTTTGTTGTCTGTCAGTGGGATTCTTAAAGGACAATTTTTGAATGGAGTCTGCTCCGCCCAGTACAAAGATGAAGAAGTGAAATTGAGATACTGCTACAAG GACGACGAAATGTCATTTCTTCCAATACTTTCACTTCCTTCAAATGCCCCATCTTTTGCCTTTAAGCGTCGGTTTGGTCCTTCTGACAAATTAAG CTACTGGTATAATTGTGATTCCAACTATTGGAGTGCTGTGTACAAGCGCACCTATggtaaagattttaaatttaaagctGGTTATGATTCAGAGGTTCGCCTTGGCTGGGCATCTCTTTGG GCACCACTGAATACTGTCTCCTGCACAAGGGATGCATGCATGGACTTCTTGAACCATGGAAGATAG
- the LOC114178869 gene encoding outer envelope pore protein 37, chloroplastic isoform X1, which translates to MLKRENRRVEMESAAENPNYIMVPSAGATAVVEPQSQLPLAVTSTHNCKRNLFSFPRRPALRVTSEFDSESAVFFHKISCKLLDSLAKFKFSFNHSGKGDISEPQISFVSKHLSLHYDLEDHNALVKTSLDVGPRLQLTASHDVKAQQGEVTMLANLAPPGYSLQLSTPVPSVGLPKATLRFPLGEVSLQEKEDEEVKSLLSVSGILKGQFLNGVCSAQYKDEEVKLRYCYKDDEMSFLPILSLPSNAPSFAFKRRFGPSDKLSYWYNCDSNYWSAVYKRTYGKDFKFKAGYDSEVRLGWASLWVGDEGGKAKTAPMQMKVQFMLQVPQDDIKSSVLMFRIKKRWDF; encoded by the exons ATGTTAAAGAGAGAGAATCGGAGGGTGGAGATGGAATCAGCAGCTGAAAACCCTAATTACATCATGGTCCCATCCGCAGGAGCAACTGCGGTGGTTGAGCCACAGTCACAGTTGCCTCTGGCAGTGACATCAACACACAACTGTAAGCGAAATCTCTTCTCATTTCCGAGGAGGCCAGCCCTCAGAGTTACATCCGAGTTCGACAGTGAAAGCGCAGTCTTCTTCCATAAAATTTCTTGCAAGTTGTTGGACAGCCTTGCCAAGTTCAAGTTTTCATTCAACCACAGCGGTAAAGGCGACATCTCCGAACCCCAAATCAGCTTTGTATCCAAGCACCTTAGCCTCCACTACGACCTCGAAGACCATAATGCTCTCGTTAAGACTTCTCTCGATGTTGGTCCCAGATTGCAACTCACTGCTTCTCACGATGTCAAG GCTCAACAAGGAGAGGTTACCATGCTTGCAAACCTCGCCCCTCCTGGCTATTCACTTCAGCTATCAACTCCAGTTCCATCCGTTGGATTG CCGAAAGCAACCTTAAGATTTCCTCTTGGTGAAGTTTCTCTGCAAGAGAAAGAAGACGAGGAGGTCAAGAGTTTGTTGTCTGTCAGTGGGATTCTTAAAGGACAATTTTTGAATGGAGTCTGCTCCGCCCAGTACAAAGATGAAGAAGTGAAATTGAGATACTGCTACAAG GACGACGAAATGTCATTTCTTCCAATACTTTCACTTCCTTCAAATGCCCCATCTTTTGCCTTTAAGCGTCGGTTTGGTCCTTCTGACAAATTAAG CTACTGGTATAATTGTGATTCCAACTATTGGAGTGCTGTGTACAAGCGCACCTATggtaaagattttaaatttaaagctGGTTATGATTCAGAGGTTCGCCTTGGCTGGGCATCTCTTTGG GTTGGAGATGAAGGTGGGAAAGCTAAAACAGCTCCGATGCAGATGAAAGTTCAATTCATGCTTCAGGTGCCGCAAGACGACATCAAATCTTCTGTTTTGATGTTTCGAATTAAGAAGAGATGGGACTTTTAA